The Brevinematales bacterium region TTTTGATATACTTTACGTTGTGTTTAGCCCGAAGGAGGAATGAATGTACACCTTTTTACTCATTATCTTTGTAATCGCCGTCATTTTAATAATACCGTTGATACTGATGCAGTCCGGGAGCGGCGCGGATGCCGGAATGTTCGGGAGCGACCTGACTCTCGGGGCGTTCGGCGCGAAGTCCAGCGAGGTGCTGCTGAAGTTCACCCGATGGCTGGTCGCGATTTTCATGTTCTCTGCGTTCATGCTGGGGTATATGAAAGTGATCGAGAAGAAGAATCTGGCCGCCCAACCGGCACAGACGTTAGAACAGGGCCAGCCGGAAGGCGCAGGCGAAACCGCGCCCCAGGAACAGGCCGCCCCCGCGGGACAGCCCCTGACTATGCCCGATACGACCCCTGCTCCTACGACTCCGGTACAGTAATGCCTCATGCCGGAATCGAAACTTAAAGTCGCCGGCATTATTCTCGCGGGAGGCACCGGATCCCGTTTCGGCGCCGGAAATCCGAAACAGTTCGCCGAGCTTTGCGGAAAACGTGTCATCGAATACTCTATCGAAAAATTCCTTAATGTCGTCGATTCCCTCATCATCGTTTCCCATATCGATTGGCTCGATTATGTCGGGTTCGAGATTATCAATGAGCGGAATATACGCGCCGTAGCCGGCGGGGATACCCGTCAGCTATCCGTCTATAACGGGCTTTGCGCGCTCGAACGGGAGATGCCGGATATCGTGGCGATCCATGACGCCGCGCGTC contains the following coding sequences:
- the secG gene encoding preprotein translocase subunit SecG: MYTFLLIIFVIAVILIIPLILMQSGSGADAGMFGSDLTLGAFGAKSSEVLLKFTRWLVAIFMFSAFMLGYMKVIEKKNLAAQPAQTLEQGQPEGAGETAPQEQAAPAGQPLTMPDTTPAPTTPVQ